The Ruegeria sp. YS9 genome contains a region encoding:
- a CDS encoding Lrp/AsnC family transcriptional regulator, with product MTLDQTDRAILNRMQEDLPLTSHPYATVAAELGLSEAELLTRLSRMKDDRTITRFGPFFDAAAMGGAFCLCAMAVPAEDFETVLTKVNAHPEVAHNYERTHRLNMWFVLATETPEGIEAAADAIERETGISVLRFPKLQEFFIGFRVAA from the coding sequence ATGACGCTGGACCAAACGGATCGCGCGATCCTGAATCGTATGCAAGAGGATCTGCCGCTTACTTCGCACCCTTACGCAACCGTCGCCGCAGAGCTTGGCCTGTCCGAGGCCGAATTGCTGACGCGTCTGAGCCGTATGAAAGATGACCGCACCATTACGCGCTTCGGTCCATTTTTCGACGCCGCGGCCATGGGTGGGGCTTTCTGCCTTTGCGCAATGGCCGTTCCAGCCGAAGATTTCGAAACCGTCCTGACCAAAGTCAATGCACATCCCGAGGTGGCCCATAATTATGAACGCACGCACCGGCTGAACATGTGGTTCGTGCTGGCCACCGAAACACCCGAGGGGATCGAGGCCGCCGCCGATGCCATCGAACGGGAAACGGGGATCAGTGTTCTCCGTTTCCCCAAACTTCAGGAATTTTTCATCGGCTTCCGGGTGGCGGCATGA
- a CDS encoding AsnC family transcriptional regulator — translation MRHITDPIDRRLLDEFQRDFPITERPFQILGNALGLDEAEVIHRLSRMRATGRITRVGATITPGAVTASTLAAVAAPEDRLEEVAALIDAEPGVNHNYQREDAWNLWFVATGPDRAHVNDTLSRISRSTGLQVLDLRLVRPFNVDLGFRMTGGIKNVPTARKVDASVMREGDRCLLQSLSSGLSLVSEPYAALARSLKRDVTDVMERVEALHAAGIISRLGVIVRHRALGWSANAMVVWDLPAEQIETAGPALAAFPGVTLCYERNPVPDVWPYRLYSMIHARTRNEALDVLAGAIALPELAGARHKVLFSTRCFKQTGALIQAKEAAA, via the coding sequence ATGCGACATATCACGGACCCGATCGACCGCCGCCTGCTGGACGAGTTTCAGCGCGACTTCCCGATCACCGAAAGACCGTTTCAGATACTGGGTAACGCTCTCGGGCTGGACGAAGCCGAAGTCATTCATCGCCTGTCCCGGATGCGCGCCACAGGCCGCATTACACGGGTTGGCGCAACCATCACACCCGGCGCGGTGACGGCCAGCACTTTGGCTGCCGTGGCGGCTCCGGAAGATCGGTTGGAGGAGGTTGCCGCCCTGATCGATGCCGAACCCGGCGTGAATCACAATTATCAACGCGAAGACGCCTGGAACCTGTGGTTTGTCGCGACCGGGCCGGATCGCGCGCATGTCAACGATACCCTTTCACGGATCAGTCGATCCACCGGATTGCAAGTGCTGGACCTGCGGCTGGTGCGTCCTTTCAACGTGGATCTTGGCTTTCGCATGACTGGAGGCATCAAGAACGTGCCCACAGCGCGAAAGGTCGATGCATCCGTCATGCGCGAGGGCGATCGTTGCCTGCTACAGTCTCTGAGTTCCGGGCTATCTTTGGTCTCAGAACCCTACGCCGCTCTGGCTCGTTCGCTGAAACGGGATGTCACCGACGTGATGGAGCGGGTCGAGGCTTTGCATGCAGCCGGAATAATCTCGCGGCTCGGCGTCATCGTGCGTCACCGGGCGCTTGGCTGGTCGGCCAATGCGATGGTGGTCTGGGATCTGCCGGCAGAACAGATTGAAACCGCTGGTCCCGCTTTGGCGGCCTTCCCGGGGGTGACTTTGTGCTACGAGCGCAATCCGGTTCCCGATGTCTGGCCATATCGCCTGTATTCCATGATCCACGCCCGCACACGCAATGAGGCTTTGGATGTTCTGGCCGGCGCGATTGCATTGCCCGAACTGGCCGGAGCGCGACACAAGGTTCTCTTCTCAACCCGCTGTTTCAAGCAGACCGGCGCGCTGATTCAGGCCAAGGAGGCTGCCGCATGA
- a CDS encoding cytochrome D1 domain-containing protein: MKHFILGLAATLMMSTAQAEPTATGDLGLVIERAKGSVLLVDQSDRAALARIEGLGDLSHASLVYSPDERFAYVFGRDGGLTKIDIVTRQIVNRVVQAGNAIGGAISDDGKLVAVSNYEPGGVRVFDADTLEMVADIPTGSKTIGLVDAPGRRFVFTMWDTGETWIADFAKGAPEITKIPDMGKNPYDALITANGRTYITGLFGEDGLTALDLWAETPEPIRVLPDYGRGQEEMPVYKMPHLEGWALTGREFVLPAVGHHEVLWIDADTLSETGRTKTHGQPVFAMARPDGRQVWVNFAHPLNDTIQVIDSVSKEIIHEFKPGPAVLHMEFTPRGHEVWISVRDANKVMVYDTHSFEKLREIDADSPSGIFFTARAHRTGL; the protein is encoded by the coding sequence ATGAAACACTTTATCCTTGGCCTTGCAGCCACATTGATGATGTCCACCGCCCAGGCTGAACCAACTGCGACAGGCGACCTTGGTCTGGTCATCGAACGCGCCAAGGGCTCGGTTCTGCTGGTGGATCAATCCGACCGTGCAGCTCTGGCCCGGATCGAGGGGTTGGGTGATCTGTCGCACGCGTCCTTGGTCTATTCACCCGATGAACGGTTTGCCTATGTGTTTGGCCGCGACGGAGGGTTGACCAAGATCGACATCGTGACCCGCCAGATCGTGAACCGCGTCGTGCAGGCCGGCAACGCCATTGGCGGGGCGATTTCGGACGATGGCAAGCTTGTGGCGGTGTCGAACTATGAACCCGGTGGCGTGCGCGTATTCGATGCGGACACGCTTGAAATGGTCGCTGACATCCCGACCGGCAGCAAAACCATCGGCCTGGTCGATGCGCCGGGTCGGCGGTTCGTTTTCACGATGTGGGACACTGGGGAAACCTGGATTGCCGATTTCGCAAAGGGCGCACCAGAGATCACCAAGATCCCGGACATGGGCAAGAACCCCTATGACGCGCTGATCACTGCCAATGGCCGCACCTATATCACCGGCCTGTTTGGCGAGGACGGCCTGACCGCACTGGATCTGTGGGCCGAAACACCCGAACCGATCCGGGTTCTGCCCGATTACGGGCGCGGGCAGGAAGAAATGCCGGTCTATAAGATGCCTCATCTGGAAGGCTGGGCGCTGACGGGCCGCGAATTCGTTTTGCCCGCTGTCGGTCATCACGAGGTTCTGTGGATCGACGCCGATACCCTGTCCGAAACGGGCCGGACCAAAACCCACGGGCAACCGGTCTTTGCAATGGCGCGTCCGGATGGGCGGCAGGTCTGGGTCAATTTCGCCCACCCGCTGAATGACACCATTCAGGTGATCGACAGCGTCAGCAAAGAGATCATCCACGAATTCAAACCCGGCCCGGCCGTGTTGCACATGGAGTTCACGCCGCGCGGACATGAGGTCTGGATCAGCGTGCGCGATGCCAACAAGGTCATGGTCTACGACACGCATAGTTTTGAAAAACTGCGCGAGATCGACGCGGACAGCCCGTCCGGCATTTTCTTCACTGCTCGCGCCCACAGAACAGGGCTGTAA
- a CDS encoding cytochrome c produces the protein MAKLGRRDRGIDPTHTDRSPGRSGWVARTCLTIAVLAATSAFAADVIDPDTLKRLVHQDCGSCHGLSLKGGLGPDLRSETLEHYDADVLTSVILDGIPDTAMPPWRPLISEEEAEWIARYLLEQESQ, from the coding sequence ATGGCTAAGCTGGGAAGACGAGACCGAGGGATTGACCCAACACACACCGACAGGTCGCCGGGGCGTTCGGGATGGGTGGCGCGAACCTGTCTGACCATTGCGGTTCTGGCCGCGACCTCCGCCTTCGCGGCGGATGTCATCGATCCCGATACCCTGAAAAGACTTGTGCATCAGGATTGCGGTTCCTGTCACGGACTGTCCCTGAAGGGCGGCCTTGGTCCCGATCTGCGCAGTGAGACGCTTGAACACTACGACGCGGATGTTTTGACCAGCGTCATCCTTGACGGCATCCCTGACACCGCGATGCCCCCGTGGCGGCCTCTGATCAGTGAAGAAGAAGCCGAGTGGATCGCCCGTTACCTGCTGGAACAGGAGTCACAATGA
- the cobA gene encoding uroporphyrinogen-III C-methyltransferase codes for MSGKVFLIGAGPGDPELMTLRALRMLQEADVVVYDRLVSADILNLHAEGARLIPVGKAPKCHTVPQDRINEILLEEARAGHTVARLKGGDPMIFGRGSEEAAYLMARGVAVEHAPGITAAQGASCSTGVPLTHRGLATSVQYVTGHRQADKVLDLDWKRLADPDSTLVVYMGVGNIGQIAMGLMTENLPGSTPVLAVGKATTPDERRLVSRLDQLATDVRAADLKAPTLFIIGKVVSLYAERPVAELLEQAHG; via the coding sequence ATGAGCGGTAAGGTTTTTCTGATTGGCGCAGGCCCCGGCGACCCCGAGCTGATGACCTTGCGCGCACTGCGGATGCTGCAAGAAGCGGATGTCGTGGTTTATGACCGGCTGGTGTCCGCCGACATTCTGAACTTGCACGCGGAAGGCGCCCGCCTGATCCCTGTCGGCAAAGCGCCCAAATGCCACACCGTTCCGCAGGACCGCATCAACGAAATACTGCTGGAAGAAGCCCGCGCTGGTCACACGGTTGCCCGGCTGAAGGGTGGCGACCCCATGATCTTTGGTCGCGGCTCGGAAGAGGCTGCCTATCTGATGGCCCGCGGTGTTGCTGTTGAACACGCACCGGGCATTACTGCAGCCCAGGGGGCGTCTTGTTCGACGGGTGTGCCGCTGACCCATCGCGGGCTGGCAACCTCGGTTCAATATGTCACCGGGCATCGGCAGGCCGACAAAGTGCTGGATCTGGACTGGAAACGCCTTGCCGACCCGGACTCGACGCTGGTGGTCTATATGGGCGTTGGCAATATCGGTCAGATCGCCATGGGGTTGATGACCGAAAACCTGCCGGGCTCGACGCCGGTTCTGGCGGTGGGCAAGGCCACGACACCTGATGAGCGTCGTCTTGTGTCACGGCTTGACCAGCTGGCCACGGATGTGCGCGCAGCCGACCTGAAGGCGCCGACGCTGTTTATCATTGGCAAGGTGGTTTCGCTTTATGCCGAACGGCCTGTGGCCGAGCTTCTGGAACAGGCCCATGGCTAA
- a CDS encoding plastocyanin/azurin family copper-binding protein, with amino-acid sequence MKPQRLLPALLLLAAPAWADETAEICAEAEERYVELFGQPSSAVEDAEVVLMYKYNFCPAELTVKAGTTVRWVNVDKRTSHSVLLKDGSQPESDRLFPEESVELTFLTPGPQDYLCGPHWETQNMIGMITVEP; translated from the coding sequence ATGAAACCCCAACGCCTTCTTCCCGCGCTGCTGCTTCTGGCCGCGCCCGCCTGGGCGGACGAAACCGCCGAAATCTGCGCCGAGGCCGAAGAGCGCTATGTCGAGTTGTTCGGTCAGCCTTCGTCGGCCGTCGAAGACGCTGAAGTGGTGCTGATGTACAAATACAATTTCTGCCCAGCCGAATTGACCGTAAAGGCAGGCACAACTGTCCGGTGGGTGAATGTCGACAAACGCACCAGCCATTCCGTTCTGTTGAAGGATGGCAGCCAACCTGAAAGTGATCGCCTGTTCCCCGAGGAATCCGTTGAACTGACTTTTCTCACGCCCGGTCCACAGGACTATCTGTGCGGCCCGCATTGGGAGACACAGAACATGATCGGAATGATCACCGTCGAACCCTGA
- a CDS encoding NapC/NirT family cytochrome c, translated as MTSEPDKKKPIWRRYFLWGMPVAGIAAAFAAGIIFWGGFNTAMEATNTKEFCISCHEMRDFVYEEYTGTIHDVNRSGVGAVCSDCHVPKDWTHKMIRKIKASKELYGKLVGTINTREKFEAKRVHLAMNEWERMKATDSRECRNCHDFESMMPEFQKPRARQQHLNAMTVGQTCIDCHKGIAHSDARDRADEEYLEKLEAPNPDFIRPIPPEYLASLEKIEAKEAAEAEAEKAAKKAQQEAVQAQIAAAVDAALEEERAKASGEEAAAPSGGASDVASNIDWNAVAAADLKLFYPGQASFEWVQNGKFHGGARPLTKGGDQCTTCHAKELDTIGNKIVAGGDLEPTPIPGKRGVIDATVQAAHDDENLYIRLQWPDAGHNPAPFVDGGKMDPDNQIKVAMMITGTGIELGDQVGCWASCHADNTYMPFAPEADAIAANADVAGRLNATDTITKYISESRTDVEVKGRRGKALGGWDKLKAEEQIEQYLVDGTYLDLMRVYADGSATNGYLLEQRVVNDGEIAASAELSGGMWTVVFTRPLNSGAPGDVPLEAGKTYTVGFAIHDDFAAARFHHVTLNTSLALDDDSALINVVKQ; from the coding sequence ATGACCTCCGAACCGGATAAGAAAAAACCGATCTGGCGCCGGTATTTCCTATGGGGAATGCCTGTGGCCGGTATCGCCGCGGCCTTTGCCGCCGGCATCATCTTCTGGGGCGGGTTCAACACCGCAATGGAAGCTACGAATACCAAGGAATTCTGTATCTCGTGTCACGAGATGCGTGATTTTGTCTACGAAGAATATACCGGCACGATTCACGACGTGAACCGGTCGGGCGTGGGGGCTGTCTGTTCCGACTGCCACGTACCCAAAGACTGGACCCATAAGATGATCCGCAAGATCAAGGCGTCCAAAGAGCTTTATGGCAAATTGGTCGGCACCATCAACACCCGCGAAAAGTTCGAAGCCAAACGTGTGCATCTGGCCATGAACGAGTGGGAGCGGATGAAGGCCACCGATTCGCGCGAATGCCGCAACTGTCACGATTTCGAATCGATGATGCCCGAATTCCAGAAGCCACGCGCCCGTCAGCAGCACCTCAATGCGATGACCGTCGGACAGACCTGTATCGACTGCCACAAGGGGATTGCACACTCGGATGCACGCGACCGGGCGGACGAAGAGTATCTGGAAAAGCTTGAAGCACCGAACCCGGACTTCATCCGGCCGATACCCCCGGAATACCTGGCCAGCCTTGAAAAGATCGAAGCCAAAGAGGCCGCTGAAGCAGAAGCAGAAAAAGCCGCCAAGAAGGCTCAGCAAGAGGCCGTTCAGGCCCAGATCGCAGCGGCTGTTGACGCTGCTTTGGAGGAAGAACGCGCAAAAGCCTCCGGTGAAGAGGCCGCAGCGCCCTCTGGCGGAGCGAGCGACGTTGCGTCCAACATTGACTGGAACGCAGTGGCCGCGGCGGATCTGAAGCTGTTCTACCCCGGTCAGGCCTCTTTCGAATGGGTCCAGAACGGCAAGTTCCATGGTGGCGCACGCCCCCTGACCAAAGGCGGGGATCAGTGCACCACCTGCCACGCCAAGGAACTGGACACCATCGGCAACAAGATCGTTGCAGGTGGCGATCTTGAACCGACTCCCATTCCGGGCAAACGCGGTGTCATCGACGCAACCGTTCAGGCGGCACATGACGACGAAAACCTCTACATTCGTCTGCAATGGCCGGACGCGGGTCACAACCCTGCCCCGTTCGTCGATGGCGGCAAGATGGACCCGGACAACCAGATCAAGGTTGCCATGATGATTACCGGCACTGGTATCGAGCTCGGCGATCAGGTGGGCTGCTGGGCCTCGTGCCACGCCGACAACACCTATATGCCTTTTGCGCCCGAAGCGGATGCGATCGCGGCAAATGCGGATGTTGCCGGTCGCCTCAATGCCACGGACACCATTACCAAATACATCAGCGAAAGCCGCACCGATGTTGAGGTCAAAGGTCGCCGCGGCAAGGCCCTGGGTGGCTGGGACAAGCTGAAGGCCGAGGAACAGATCGAGCAGTATCTGGTCGACGGCACCTATCTTGACCTGATGCGTGTCTACGCCGACGGAAGCGCCACCAATGGCTATCTGTTGGAGCAGCGCGTGGTCAATGATGGTGAAATCGCCGCATCGGCCGAACTGTCCGGTGGCATGTGGACCGTGGTGTTTACGCGCCCCCTGAATTCGGGTGCGCCCGGTGATGTGCCTTTGGAGGCAGGCAAGACCTATACCGTTGGCTTTGCCATCCACGACGATTTTGCTGCCGCAAGGTTCCACCACGTGACGCTGAATACCAGCCTGGCGCTGGATGATGACAGCGCGCTCATCAACGTGGTCAAACAATAA
- a CDS encoding nitrite reductase encodes MSLGISYNKPGRAFGVGLAMLLGSVAAPTFAEEPTLSEEAFESSKQLYFEQCAGCHGVLRKGATGKNLEPHWKKTAADGTVTEGGTLKLGQERLEKIIAWGTEGGMNNFSDIMTEQEIKDMATYIMMEPPKPPEMSLEQMKATRKVYVEEEDYPTEPLHGRNWENFFVVIERDVGKVAVIDGDTKEVLTHIPTGYAVHVLKASEHHSLEEPEQPGRFWYTMGRDGKMTKIDLWQTPDKMLVSEVKIAYDARDVAVSGDGKYVIGGGYWPPHFAIVDAQTMEPLKVVSTRGVNVDGEYVEESRVAAIYTTPNEPTWIVAVKELGQLWQVDYTDLDNLRIDKIDSAKFLHDGFFDPTGRYFQIAANASNKMVVVDTETHKLEAMIDTAALPHPGPGANWVDPNCGPVAGTTHLGVGTVTVWGNDPENRPDDAWKVCYEVETDGPGLFVRTHPNSDYIWADQTKHPEPEVQQSVQVISKETGEIVKTIQITEDEGSAAVHFEFNADGTEVWVSKWNLSDSKEPNGQIVIFDAKTLEEIGRIDGLYAPTGKFNVYNRSNHVT; translated from the coding sequence ATGTCACTTGGAATCAGCTACAACAAACCCGGCCGCGCCTTTGGGGTCGGATTGGCAATGTTGTTGGGCAGCGTCGCTGCTCCGACCTTCGCCGAAGAGCCAACTTTGAGCGAAGAAGCCTTTGAATCGTCTAAACAGCTCTATTTCGAACAATGCGCAGGCTGCCACGGCGTTTTGCGCAAAGGGGCCACGGGTAAAAACCTGGAACCGCATTGGAAGAAGACCGCAGCCGACGGCACGGTCACCGAAGGCGGCACCCTTAAACTGGGGCAGGAACGCCTTGAAAAGATTATCGCCTGGGGAACCGAAGGCGGCATGAACAACTTCTCGGACATCATGACCGAGCAGGAAATCAAGGACATGGCGACCTACATCATGATGGAGCCGCCGAAACCGCCTGAAATGTCGCTGGAACAGATGAAGGCGACCCGCAAGGTTTACGTCGAAGAAGAGGACTATCCGACCGAGCCGCTGCACGGCCGCAACTGGGAAAACTTCTTTGTCGTCATCGAACGTGACGTAGGCAAGGTGGCCGTGATCGACGGTGACACCAAAGAGGTCCTGACCCACATTCCGACCGGTTATGCGGTGCACGTTCTGAAAGCATCCGAGCACCACTCGCTGGAAGAGCCGGAACAACCCGGGCGCTTCTGGTACACCATGGGCCGCGACGGCAAGATGACCAAAATCGACCTCTGGCAGACGCCGGACAAGATGTTGGTATCCGAAGTCAAGATCGCCTATGACGCCCGCGACGTTGCCGTGTCCGGCGATGGCAAATACGTCATCGGTGGTGGCTACTGGCCGCCGCACTTTGCAATCGTTGATGCGCAAACCATGGAACCGCTCAAGGTCGTATCGACCCGCGGCGTGAACGTGGACGGCGAGTATGTCGAAGAAAGCCGCGTGGCCGCCATCTACACCACGCCGAACGAACCGACCTGGATCGTCGCCGTGAAAGAGCTGGGACAGCTATGGCAGGTCGATTACACCGATCTGGACAACCTTCGGATCGACAAGATCGACAGCGCCAAGTTCCTGCATGACGGGTTCTTTGACCCGACGGGCCGCTATTTCCAGATCGCCGCGAACGCGTCGAACAAGATGGTGGTTGTCGATACCGAAACCCACAAGCTTGAGGCGATGATCGACACCGCCGCCCTGCCGCACCCGGGTCCGGGCGCCAACTGGGTCGACCCGAACTGTGGCCCTGTGGCCGGCACGACCCACCTTGGTGTCGGTACCGTGACCGTTTGGGGCAACGATCCTGAAAACCGTCCGGATGACGCCTGGAAAGTCTGCTACGAAGTGGAAACCGACGGCCCCGGCCTGTTCGTCCGCACCCACCCGAACTCGGATTACATCTGGGCTGACCAGACCAAGCATCCGGAACCGGAAGTGCAGCAATCCGTACAGGTCATTTCGAAAGAAACCGGCGAGATCGTGAAAACGATCCAGATCACCGAAGACGAAGGCAGCGCTGCTGTTCACTTCGAATTCAACGCCGACGGCACCGAGGTCTGGGTCTCCAAGTGGAACCTGTCGGACTCGAAAGAACCCAACGGTCAGATCGTGATCTTCGACGCCAAGACGCTGGAAGAGATCGGCCGCATCGACGGGCTTTATGCCCCGACCGGCAAGTTCAACGTCTACAACCGGTCGAACCACGTCACCTGA
- a CDS encoding NnrS family protein — protein MTAVIARVFSEGFRVFFLSAGLYGVFAGVAWGVWLASLDGLMPYMDQSYAMPPVMWHAHEMIFGYATAALGGFFLTAVPNWTGAPEARARFITLVALIWMAGRLAVWFSGVLPPLFVAVVDLIFVPILALKIASQLVRRPKPQNMVFLYLLVLMLASNVMVHLEWMGVTVDTLNTGIRAGLLTLCSMIAILGGRITPAFTRNAMKRAGQPEASWPVTVAWLDRATMILALLLPLLVLALDVGPVAGAVALVMGFVQLIRMARWRTGWALRQPILIALHLGLGMLALGLVLWGMAAIGMGNEIGALHVLGIGCVGGMTLAVMSRAALGHSGRPLVAPRPMAIAYGLMAVAALVRWLGSDMAAGYMAAMLTADGFWIAAMGLYLFAMWPALTGPRAVQQT, from the coding sequence ATGACAGCTGTAATCGCACGTGTTTTCAGTGAGGGGTTCCGGGTCTTTTTCCTTTCGGCGGGTCTTTACGGAGTGTTTGCAGGGGTCGCGTGGGGCGTGTGGTTGGCGTCGCTCGACGGCCTGATGCCTTACATGGACCAAAGCTATGCGATGCCCCCGGTCATGTGGCACGCGCATGAGATGATTTTTGGGTATGCAACGGCCGCCTTGGGGGGGTTTTTTCTGACCGCCGTGCCGAACTGGACCGGTGCGCCCGAGGCGCGGGCCCGCTTTATCACGCTTGTCGCATTGATCTGGATGGCCGGGCGTCTGGCGGTCTGGTTTTCCGGAGTGTTGCCTCCCTTGTTCGTCGCAGTTGTGGACCTGATCTTTGTTCCCATTCTGGCGCTGAAGATTGCCAGTCAACTGGTTCGTCGACCCAAGCCCCAGAATATGGTGTTTCTGTATCTTTTGGTTCTGATGCTGGCCTCGAACGTAATGGTCCATTTGGAATGGATGGGGGTCACGGTGGATACGTTGAACACCGGCATCCGGGCCGGGCTTTTGACATTGTGTTCGATGATCGCGATCCTGGGCGGCCGGATTACGCCCGCTTTTACTCGCAATGCCATGAAAAGAGCGGGTCAACCCGAAGCATCGTGGCCGGTAACCGTGGCCTGGCTGGACAGGGCGACGATGATTCTGGCGCTGCTGCTGCCCCTGCTTGTGCTTGCACTTGATGTCGGGCCTGTTGCGGGAGCCGTAGCTTTGGTGATGGGCTTTGTTCAACTGATACGCATGGCGCGTTGGAGAACAGGCTGGGCTTTGCGTCAACCGATCCTGATCGCCCTGCATCTGGGCCTCGGGATGCTGGCCCTGGGTCTGGTTCTCTGGGGGATGGCTGCCATCGGAATGGGAAATGAGATCGGCGCGCTCCACGTTCTGGGCATTGGTTGCGTTGGCGGCATGACCCTGGCCGTAATGAGCCGCGCCGCCTTGGGCCATAGCGGTCGACCCCTTGTCGCGCCAAGGCCCATGGCGATTGCCTATGGCTTGATGGCGGTTGCTGCGCTTGTGCGATGGTTGGGATCCGACATGGCAGCAGGTTACATGGCGGCGATGCTGACTGCGGATGGATTTTGGATCGCGGCAATGGGGCTGTATCTGTTCGCCATGTGGCCTGCCCTGACCGGCCCTCGCGCCGTGCAACAGACCTGA
- a CDS encoding Hint domain-containing protein produces MANYSYIGYAPGVITVDFNLGPDFITLDPNFDPATDRRVFDVTDAAGGTILNGANPLPDTGTVFNGDRFNNENGDDATQTGVVTNLDGSTTFANGDIYLEESYSLTNPSGGTIDVFRVEVEGTLVGYITSEPLVPGLTYTFQVSNVTPTNAPDTTDPTTIVDVPCFVTGTRIMTPTGPTPIEDLKVGDVVLTADNGPQHIRWIGTRHLDQAALRARPRLKPIRIEAGSLGDQLPERDLFVSPQHRMLVRSPIAVRMFDAEEVLVPAHILVGVPGISIADDTRAVTYVHLLFDRHEIIYAEGAPSESLLTGAQALSSVHPDARAEILELFPELDQRNYVPLAARRIPEKGKRARALVHRHIKNARPLIAGR; encoded by the coding sequence ATGGCAAACTATTCCTATATTGGTTACGCCCCCGGGGTCATTACGGTCGATTTCAACCTCGGCCCCGATTTCATTACGCTTGACCCCAATTTCGACCCCGCAACAGACCGTCGTGTATTTGATGTAACCGATGCAGCTGGCGGAACGATCCTGAACGGGGCGAACCCTCTGCCCGATACCGGCACTGTGTTCAATGGTGACCGATTCAACAACGAAAACGGTGACGACGCCACGCAAACAGGTGTGGTGACCAACCTGGACGGATCGACCACTTTTGCCAACGGAGACATCTACCTTGAAGAATCCTATTCCCTGACCAATCCATCGGGCGGAACGATCGATGTGTTTCGGGTCGAAGTCGAGGGCACATTGGTCGGATACATCACGTCCGAGCCCCTGGTTCCGGGCCTGACCTATACGTTCCAGGTTTCGAACGTTACCCCGACCAACGCCCCTGACACGACGGACCCCACCACGATTGTCGATGTACCCTGCTTTGTTACCGGAACACGGATCATGACCCCAACCGGTCCAACTCCGATCGAGGATCTGAAAGTTGGCGATGTCGTTTTGACCGCGGACAATGGGCCGCAACACATACGCTGGATTGGCACGCGACATCTGGACCAAGCGGCGCTTCGCGCCCGTCCCAGGCTGAAGCCCATCCGGATCGAGGCCGGTTCACTGGGCGATCAGTTGCCCGAGCGTGATCTGTTCGTGTCACCGCAACACCGCATGCTGGTCCGGTCGCCGATTGCCGTCAGAATGTTCGACGCCGAAGAGGTTCTTGTTCCTGCTCACATTCTTGTCGGCGTGCCTGGCATTTCAATCGCTGATGACACCCGTGCGGTGACCTATGTTCATCTTTTGTTCGACCGTCATGAAATCATCTATGCGGAAGGTGCACCTTCCGAAAGCCTGCTCACCGGCGCACAGGCCCTGTCCAGTGTTCACCCGGACGCAAGGGCGGAAATTCTTGAACTGTTCCCTGAATTGGATCAGCGCAATTACGTTCCGCTGGCCGCAAGACGGATCCCGGAAAAAGGGAAACGCGCTCGGGCTTTGGTCCATCGTCATATCAAGAACGCGCGGCCTCTGATCGCTGGACGATAG
- a CDS encoding cytochrome c produces MRDVMTKSMARNIFYGGSLFFILIFLALSAHSHWYIVNSENAAKLDDSVVRGKHVWEKHACVNCHSILGEGAYFAPEVGNVMTRWGVLDDPESAFESLKGWMEAQPTGIPGRRQMPNFNLSDEELRDLTNFLIWTDNIDAQGWPPNEAG; encoded by the coding sequence ATGCGAGACGTCATGACAAAGAGCATGGCCCGCAATATTTTTTATGGCGGGTCACTGTTCTTCATTCTCATCTTTCTGGCCCTTTCGGCCCATTCCCACTGGTATATCGTCAATTCTGAAAATGCCGCGAAACTCGATGACAGTGTGGTTCGGGGTAAACATGTCTGGGAAAAACACGCCTGTGTGAACTGTCATTCGATTCTGGGTGAAGGGGCCTACTTTGCCCCCGAAGTCGGCAACGTGATGACCCGCTGGGGCGTGCTGGACGACCCGGAATCAGCCTTTGAATCCCTCAAGGGCTGGATGGAAGCACAACCGACCGGCATTCCCGGTCGTCGGCAGATGCCCAATTTCAACCTCAGCGACGAAGAACTCCGTGACCTGACCAACTTCCTGATCTGGACGGACAATATCGACGCGCAGGGCTGGCCGCCCAACGAGGCAGGCTGA